In the Vespa crabro chromosome 10, iyVesCrab1.2, whole genome shotgun sequence genome, one interval contains:
- the LOC124427299 gene encoding ras-related protein Rab-8A isoform X1: protein MAKTYDYLFKLLLIGDSGVGKTCVLFRFSEDAFNTTFISTIGIDFKIRTIELDGKKIKLQIWDTAGQERFRTITTAYYRGAMGIMLVYDVTNEKSFENIKNWIRNIEENASAEVEKMLLGNKCELTDKRQVSKERGEQLAVEYGIKFMETSAKSSINVEEAFYTLARDIKAKMEKKLKEASNPPKGGGHQLKASEPQRKPPSWLARCSIL from the exons ATGGCAAAGAcctatgattatttatttaaactacTACTGATCGGAGATTCGGGCGTCGGCAAAACTTGTGTATTATTCAGATTTTCCGAAGATGCATTCAATACGACCTTCATCTCTACTATTG gaattgattttaaaattcGTACAATCGAGTTAGATGGCAAGAAGATTAAATTGCAAATATG gGATACCGCTGGACAAGAAAGGTTTCGTACAATAACAACGGCATATTATCGTGGTGCTATGGGAATAATGTTAGTGTATGATgttacaaatgaaaaaagctttgaaaatataaaaaattggattcgtaatatagaagaaaatgcATCTGCTGAGGTAGAGAAGATGTTATTAGGCAATAAGTGTGAACTTACAGACAAGAGACAAGTATCAAAGGAACGAGGTGAACAACTTGCAGTTGAATATGGTATTAAATTTATGGAAACATCCGCAAAATCTAGTATCAATGTTGAAGAGGCATTTTATACTTTGGCACGTGACATTAAAGCTAAAATGGAGAAGAAATTG AAG gAAGCATCAAATCCACCTAAAGGTGGTGGTCATCAGTTGAAAGCATCGGAACCACAAAGGAAACCACCAAGTTGGTTAGCTCGCTGTTCTATACTCTGA
- the LOC124427412 gene encoding pre-mRNA-processing factor 17, whose translation MLYIIKTRLYFDIIEWNENLKINVNNICIFVYTIQSMLALKDYGSSDGDSESENESTIDNNEEKIKDDKNINDDSPRESVFTGKSISSLGLQICSAPEVVSTGTELCVKHIDSTASIVTHNPKYEELFAPDLGPENPFKTQQQRAVKNMLSGYVEKAYISEFQFENQRRTFASYGYALDPTVDGSAEEGKTLIGAKEAAEESGGKTVFENTTLRPSDKRKRHRNNDPADIEGFLGPWGGYIDERRVVKPTQEEAAELEEILAKRNKRGKQIEEKPLEEKTVLHIKDSVDYQGRSFLHAPQDIGVNLRSDSPPERCFLPKAHIHTWEGHTKGISQIRWFPRTAHLLLSSSMDCRVKLWEVYKERRCVRTYYGHRQAVRDVSFDNDGKRFLSAGYDRYVKLWDTESGACISRFTSRKIPYCAKFNPDPDKQHLFVAGTSDKKIICWDIRSGEITQEYDRHLGAVNTITFVDDNRRFVTTSDDKSLRVWEWDIPVDMKYIADPSMHSMPAVTPSPNQKWLACQSMDNKIVIFSALNRFKMNRKKTFTGHMVAGYACGLDFSPDMSYLVSGDADGKCYIWDWKTTKLYKKWKAHDGVCIDVLWHPHEPSKLATAGWDGKIKYWD comes from the exons ATgctgtatataataaaaacaagattgtattttgatataattgaaTGGAAtgaaaatctaaaaataaatgtaaataatatatgtatatttgtttatacaaTTCAAAGTATGCTCGCTTTAAAAGATTATGGTAGTAGTGATGGTGACAGTGAATCTGAGAATGAAAGTactatagataataatgaagagaaaattaaagatgataaaaatataaatgatgatTCTCCAAGAGAGTCAGTTTTTACTGGCAAGTCTATAAGTTCTCTTGGACTACAAATATGTTCCGCGCCTGAAGTTGTTTCCACA GGAACAGAATTATGTGTAAAACATATAGATTCTACTGCATCTATAGTTACCCATAATCCAAAGTATGAGGAATTATTTGCTCCAGATTTAGGTCCAGAAAATCCTTTTAAAACTCAGCAACAACGAGCCGTGAAGAACATGCTCTCTGGTTATGTCGAGAAAGCATATATCAGTgaatttcaatttgaaaatcaAAGAAGAACATTCGCAAGTTATG gaTATGCTTTGGATCCAACCGTTGATGGTAGTGCAGAGGAAGGAAAAACTTTGATCGGTGCAAAGGAAGCTGCTGAAGAGTCTGGTGGAAAAACAGTTTTTGAAAATACAACGTTAAGGCCTtcggataaaagaaaaagacatagAAATAATGATCCAGCAGATATTGAAGGATTTTTAGGTCCTTGGGGTGGTTATATAGATGAAAGGCGAGTTGTCAAACCTACTCAAGAAGAGGCTGCGGAATTAGAAGAAATTTTagctaaaagaaataaaagaggaaaacaaaTAGAGGAGAAACCACTCGAAGAGAAAACTGTATTGCATA TTAAAGATAGTGTGGATTATCAAGGACGATCATTTCTACATGCACCACAGGATATTGGTGTTAACTTGAGATCAGATTCACCGCCTGAACGATGCTTTCTACCAAaagcacacatacatacgtgggAAGGTCATACGAAGGGTATTTCTCAAATCAGATGGTTTCCACGAACCGCCCACTTACTTCTTTCGTCTAGTATGGATTGTAGAGTTAag TTGTGGGAAGTTTATAAAGAAAGGCGATGTGTTAGAACCTATTATGGACATCGTCAGGCTGTACGCGACGTCAGCTTCGATAATGAcggaaaaagatttctttcggCTGGATATGATCGTTACGTAAAATTATGGGATACAGAAAGCGGTGCTTGTATAAGTAGATTTACAAGTAGAAAAATACCATATTGTGCAAAGTTTAATCCAGATCCAGACAAACAACATCTTTTTGTAGCAGGAACAagtgataagaaaattatttgt TGGGATATACGATCTGGGGAGATAACTCAAGAATATGATAGGCATTTAGGCGCAGTTAATACAATCACTTTTGTAGATGACAATCGTAGATTTGTTACAACTTCCGATGACAAAAGCCTTCGTGTTTGGGAATg GGATATTCCCGTTGACATGAAATACATTGCTGATCCTTCTATGCATTCTATGCCAGCTGTGACACCATCACCTAATCAGAAATGGTTAGCATGTCAAAGTATGGATaacaaaattgtaatattctcAGCCTTAAATAGATTCAAAATGAATCGGAAAAAAACTTTTACTGGTCATATGGTTGCTGGCTATGCATGTGGCCTAGATTTTTCTCCTGACATgag TTATCTTGTATCAGGAGATGCTGACGGGAAATGTTATATATGGGATTGGAAAACtacgaaattatataaaaaatggaaagcACACGATGGAGTGTGTATTGATGTTTTATGGCATCCACATGAACCTTCGAAACTTGCGACAGCTGGGTGGGAtggcaaaataaaatattgggACTAg
- the LOC124427317 gene encoding arylsulfatase B-like, protein MMKRRKSNHMTHFSPMVPFFILICSCLLVRSTKVEDIYYSSFSRRPNIIVIIADDLGWNDISFHGADQIPTPNIDALAYNGVILQRNYVLPTCTPSRTAFLTGRYPIRQGMQGYPLKAGEQRAIPEKFKLLPGYLKDLGYATHLVGKWHVGYYAPKYTPANRGFDTFFGYYNGCIEYFNHTVTELQYKKHTGNDLHCDKPKKLSPEFRTGYFTDLITEEAEKIISTHNPAKPLYLQIAHLACHSSGLDNGDELQVPDLNKVNTDFGYIKDMNRRKFAGVLNALDQSVGRVVDALQRAKLLENSIILFTSDNGAQTEGFLKNHGSNYPLRGMKFTMFEGGVRVPGCIYSPLIRRPSRIYNHLIHITDWLPTLYSAARGNVYYMKDFDGIDQWNTIRNDKRSKRNSLLVNIDEKIGEESAIIGKYKLIKRKTINNGNYYGDDGVDDSYPRYNVTNVMSSLVARAISIISNNKLTEDKIKSLRQSIKISCKHPTDLRNCTKDCLYNIFDDPCETKDISEYYPKIVTKLHKYIDGYRKVLVQQTNYPLDQASFPENFNGTWMPWLEDNLNLIPQNYISCQEFLCGVPSLIV, encoded by the exons atgatgaaaagaagaaagtccAACCATATGACTCATTTCTCGCCAATGGttcctttcttcattttaatatGCAGTTGTTTATTGGTCAGATCTACAAAAGTTGAAGATATTTATTACAGTTCATTCTCGCGTCGTCCCaacattatcgtcattatagccGATGATCtt ggaTGGAACGATATAAGTTTCCATGGAGCAGATCAAATACCTACGCCAAACATAGATGCTTTGGCTTATAATGGTGTGATTTTACAAAGGAATTACGTATTACCCACGTGTACACCTTCGAGAACGGCTTTTTTAACCGGACGTTATCCCATTAGACAAG GTATGCAAGGTTATCCATTAAAAGCTGGCGAACAACGTGCCATACCAGAAAAGTTTAAACTGTTACCCGGATATCTTAAAGATTTGGGATATGCGACTCATCTTGTTGGAAAATGGCACGTAGGATATTACGCGCCAAAATATACACCAGCTAATCGAGGCTTTGATACATTTTTTGGCTATTACAATGGTTGCATTGAATATTTCAACCATACCGTCACAGAGTTGCAATATAAA AAACACACGGGAAATGATTTACATTGTGACAAACCAAAGAAACTTTCTCCTGAATTTAGAACCGGTTATTTCACCGATCTTATAACTGAGGAAgctgaaaaaataatttccacGCATAATCCGGCTAAACCGTTGTATCTTCAAATAGCTCATCTTGCCTGTCATTCCAGTGGTCTTGACAACGGCGATGAATTGCAAGTTCCAGATTTGAACAAAGTTAATACCGATTTTGGTTATATCAAAGAtatgaatagaagaaaattcgctg GTGTGCTAAATGCTCTTGATCAGTCTGTAGGCCGAGTAGTAGATGCATTACAAAGGGCTAAACTGTTGGaaaattcgataattttatttaccaGTGATAACGGAGCACAAACCGAAGGGTTCCTGAAAAATCATGGATCGAATTATCCGTTACGAGGG ATGAAGTTCACTATGTTCGAAGGAGGTGTTCGAGTACCCGGTTGTATCTATTCGCCATTAATAAGAAGACCTTCTAGGATTTATAATCATCTAATTCATATAACAGACTGGTTACCAACATTATATTCGGCTGCCCGTggtaatgtttattatatgaaagatTTTGATGGTATTGATCAATGGAATACAATTAGGAATGATAAACGGAGCAAGCGAAATTCTCTTCTGGTAAATATCGATGAGAAAATCGGCGAGGAATCTGCTATTATTGGAAAATACAAGCTGATCAAac GTAAAACTATTAATAATGGGAATTATTATGGCGATGATGGCGTAGATGATTCATATCCAAGATATAACGTAACAAATGTTATGTCTTCGCTCGTAGCTCGTgccatttcaattatttccaataataaattaacagaGGATAAAATCAAAAGCCTTCGTCAGAGTATCAAGATATCTTGCAAACATCCGACCGACTTAAGAAATTGTACGAAGGATTGTTTATACAACATTTTTGACGATCCATGCGAAACTAAGGATATTTCTGAGTATTATccgaag ATCGTGACCaaattacataaatacatcGATGGGTATAGAAAAGTTCTTGTGCAGCAAACGAATTATCCCCTTGATCAAGCTTCTTTTCCTGAAAACTTTAATGGCACATGGATGCCTTGGCTAGAAGATAATTTAAATCTAATACCACAGAATTATATTTCATGTCAAGAATTTCTATGTGGCGTGCCATCGCTAATAGTGTGA
- the LOC124427297 gene encoding isopentenyl-diphosphate Delta-isomerase 1: MNRNIFSMIQRVASNVRGYSMAQIAPLQKAALEERCILVDEFDKPIGNASKRDCHRITDDGTIPLHRAFSVFLFNRNGDLLLQKRSPWKVTFPNCYTNSCCSHPLAEIPEETLEDDAIGIRRAAQRRLNYELGIPLSEIQLSDFFYLSRIHYFSLGDGIWGEHEIDYVLFLQKDYITIDPNPDEVSEIQWVSKSMINDLTRIIKAPLTPWFQLMLRHKLQLWWDNLKTLDKVQDYSVIQKYL; the protein is encoded by the exons atgaatagaaatatattttctatgataCAAAGAGTAGCATCTAATGTGAGAGGTTATAGTATGGCGCAAATAGCACCTTTGCAAAAAGCTGCTTTGGAAGAGCGTTGTATTCTTGTGGATGAATTTGATAAACCGATTGGTAATGCATCAAAAAGGGATTGTCACAGAATTACCGATGATGGTACTATACCACTTCATAGAGCATTCAGTGTCTTTTTATTCAATCGGAATGGTGACTTGTTATTGCAAAAACGTTCTCCATGGAAG GTAACATTTCCAAATTGTTATACAAATTCATGTTGCAGTCATCCTTTAGCAGAAATTCCTGAAGAAACTTTAGAGGACGATGCAATAGGTATTCGTAGGGCAGCGCAAAGAAGACTTAATTATGAATTGGGTATTCCTCTATCAGAGATCCAACTTtctgatttcttttatttatcaagaattcattatttttctttgggaGACGGAATTTGGGGTGAACATGAAATAGATTACGTATTATTTCTACAGAAAGATTATATAACAATTGATCCTAATCCTGATGAAGTCAGTGAAATTCAATGGGTATCAAAATCGATGATTAACGATTTGACACGTATAATAAAAGCACCATTAACACCTTGGTTTCAACTTATGCTTCGGCATAAATTACAACTATGGTGGGATAATTTAAAGACATTAGATAAAGTACAAGATTATTctgtaatacaaaaatatttgtaa
- the LOC124427299 gene encoding ras-related protein Rab-8A isoform X2, translating into MAKTYDYLFKLLLIGDSGVGKTCVLFRFSEDAFNTTFISTIGIDFKIRTIELDGKKIKLQIWDTAGQERFRTITTAYYRGAMGIMLVYDVTNEKSFENIKNWIRNIEENASAEVEKMLLGNKCELTDKRQVSKERGEQLAVEYGIKFMETSAKSSINVEEAFYTLARDIKAKMEKKLEASNPPKGGGHQLKASEPQRKPPSWLARCSIL; encoded by the exons ATGGCAAAGAcctatgattatttatttaaactacTACTGATCGGAGATTCGGGCGTCGGCAAAACTTGTGTATTATTCAGATTTTCCGAAGATGCATTCAATACGACCTTCATCTCTACTATTG gaattgattttaaaattcGTACAATCGAGTTAGATGGCAAGAAGATTAAATTGCAAATATG gGATACCGCTGGACAAGAAAGGTTTCGTACAATAACAACGGCATATTATCGTGGTGCTATGGGAATAATGTTAGTGTATGATgttacaaatgaaaaaagctttgaaaatataaaaaattggattcgtaatatagaagaaaatgcATCTGCTGAGGTAGAGAAGATGTTATTAGGCAATAAGTGTGAACTTACAGACAAGAGACAAGTATCAAAGGAACGAGGTGAACAACTTGCAGTTGAATATGGTATTAAATTTATGGAAACATCCGCAAAATCTAGTATCAATGTTGAAGAGGCATTTTATACTTTGGCACGTGACATTAAAGCTAAAATGGAGAAGAAATTG gAAGCATCAAATCCACCTAAAGGTGGTGGTCATCAGTTGAAAGCATCGGAACCACAAAGGAAACCACCAAGTTGGTTAGCTCGCTGTTCTATACTCTGA
- the LOC124427295 gene encoding transmembrane protein 181 — MDNGLGYSYHLPSAGMNLRIKNMLSQFSDLFSEFNKYIAPAYHHDRCERSVQMRLYSMHKREFVMVFIGFFACFGLSVFIGLAGPPITSTTEQKAHVNESETATGPFVLKTPALSPYSQQLWVIAKLSTLNNDDERYDKGFQVSVSIDGIGIDHKLNPILPLETIHNRTRHLKCERQSCEELVVAHLGFLDYTYYMITVRFHGLESFHQRYTIRDLTFYFKNYNPAFTQIEIWFRLIFLLTTFGVMCWFGHSLRKYPLHDWSIEQKWISILLPLLILYNNPLFPMIFLINSWVPGMIDAILQTTFLCAILMFWLCVYHGLRQNERRLITFYLPKMLVVGLLWAAALTLATWLRCTELEDPTYNYVLDTSNYYGFKVFFFTVGGFYIAYLLLLILKAYSELRSMPYFDLRLRFLTLLAGVVAGVCSLVTSRQFGAGVLEDSFASRLSTYYRTSAQFMALYGLLNFYLYTMAYVYAPALQQVYGQHSSIMKDNPAFSMMNDSDEEVIYGSDEDSRRLLTRLPKNVVDSD, encoded by the exons ATGGATAATGGATTAGGATATTCGTATCATCTACCATCAGCTGGTATGAATCTTAGGATCAAAAATATGTTATCTCAATTTAGTGATCTATTTAgcgaatttaataaatacatcgCGCCAGCGTATCATCATGATCGTTGCGAAAG atcGGTGCAAATGCGCTTATATTCTATGCACAAAAGAGAATTTGTCATGGTGTTTATTGGCTTCTTTGCCTGTTTTGGATTGTCTGTCTTTATTGGACTTGCTG GTCCACCGATAACTTCTACAACCGAACAAAAGGCACATGTCAATGAAAGTGAAACAGCTACTGGACCATTTGTATTGAAGACACCAGCTTTGTCACCATACAGCCAACAATTATGGGTCATTGCTAAATTATCTACGTTAAATAATGATG ATGAAAGATACGATAAAGGTTTTCAAGTAAGCGTATCAATAGATGGCATCGGTATTGATCATAAACTTAATCCTATACTACCATTGGAAACTATACAcaatag AACAAGACATCTAAAATGCGAGAGGCAATCTTGCGAGGAACTTGTCGTGGCTCATCTTGGATTTTTAGATTACACTTACTATATGATTACTGTACGTTTTCATGGACTTGAAAGCTTCCACCAACGTTATACAATACGAGATCTCACATTCTAC tttaaaaattacaatccTGCATTCACACAAATTGAGATATGGTTTCGACTGATCTTCTTACTGACTACCTTTGGAGTGATg TGTTGGTTTGGTCACTCATTGAGAAAGTATCCATTACATGATTGGTCAATAGAACAAAAATggatttctattcttcttccattattaattttatataata ATCCTTTATTTCccatgatatttttaataaattcttggGTACCTGGAATGATAGATGCGATTCTACAAACAACTTTTTTATGTGCTATTCTCATGTTCTGGCTTTGTGTTTATCATGGTCTTAGACAG aacgAGAGGagattaattactttttatttaccaAAAATGTTGGTCGTGGGTCTTCTTTGGGCGGCAGCTCTAACATTGGCAACATGGCTTCGTTGTACCGAATTAGAGGATCCAACATACAATTATGTTCTTGATACATCAAATTATTAT GGTTTTAAAGTATTCTTCTTTACAGTAGGTGGCTTTTACATTGCATATCTTCTTCTACTTATATTAAAGGCATACAGTGAATTAAGATCCATGCCATATTTTG atttacGCTTAAGATTTTTAACATTACTTGCTGGAGTAGTTGCTGGTGTTTGCAGTTTAGTTACTTCTCGTCAATTTGGTGCAGGAGTTCTTGAAGATAGTTTTGCTTCGCGTCTTTCTACATACTATCGCACATCAGCACAATTTATGGCTCTATATGGTCTtctcaatttttatttgtatacaaTGGCATATGTTTATGCTCCAGCACTACAACAAGTCTATGGACAGc ATTCATCCATAATGAAAGATAATCCTGCTTTTTCGATGATGAATGATTCAGATGAAGAAGTTATATATGGTTCAGATGAAGACAGCAGACGGCTGTTAACTCGTTTACCAAAAAATGTAGTGGACAGTGATTGA
- the LOC124427296 gene encoding protein CLP1 homolog has protein sequence MSDEKSTTQEFKLDPDCELRFEVESKNEKVTLELKNGLGEVFGTELVKGKKYEFSAGAKVAVFTWQGCTVELVGKTDVTYVAKETPMGLYLNCHAAMERMREAAEKGDRRGPITMVVGPCDVGKSTLCRLLLNYAVRMGRRPIFVDLDVGQGDIAIPGTVGALLVERPSNVIEDFSQQAPLVFHFGHKTPSANVALYNLLVTRLAEVCSDRLQANKKARVSGIVINTCGWVKGDGYKLLTHAAQAFEVDAILVLDQERLYNELVRDMPDFVKVVFLPKSGGVVERSQAQRTEARDQGVRAYFYGSRTPLYPHSFEVKWNEARLYKIGAPVLPASCMPLGMKAEDNLTKLVAVTPGPNLLHHLLSVSFADSPEDDVVQTNVAGFVCVTNVDVDRQTFTVLSPQPRPLPNTVLLLSDIQFMDSH, from the exons atgtcGGACGAAAAATCTACAACGCAAGAATTTAAATTGGATCCCGACTGTGAACTACGTTTCGAAGTAGAAAGTAAAAATGAGAAAGTTACATTAGAG TTAAAAAATGGATTAGGTGAAGTATTTGGGACAGAATTAGTGAAAGGTAAAAAGTATGAATTTAGTGCCGGAGCCAAAGTAGCGGTCTTTACCTGGCAAGGATGTACCGTTGAACTAGTTGGAAAAACGGATGTCACCTACGTAGCCAAAGAAACGCCAATGGGTTTATATCTAAACTGTCATGCAGCTATGGAAAGAATGCGAGAGGCAGCagaaaaaggagatagaaGAGGTCCCATAACTATGGTTGTAGGACCCTGTGATGTAGGAAAATCAACTCTTTGTagacttttattaaattatgcaGTTAGAATGGGAAGAAGGCCAATCTTTGTTGATCTGGACGTTGGACAAGGTGATATAGCTATACCTGGTACTGTAGGTGCTTTATTGGTAGAGAGACCATCTAATGTAATAGAAGATTTTAGCCAACAAGCACCACTCGTTTTCCATTTTGGACATAAGACCCCGTCAGCTAACGTTGCTCTGTACAATCTTCTTGTAACTCGTTTGGCAGAAGTTTGTTCTGACCGACTTCAGGCAAACAAAAAGGCAAGAGTTTCAGGAATTGTAATAAATACTTGCGGTTGGGTAAAAGGAGATGGATATAAATTGCTGACACATGCTGCACAAGCATTCGAAGTTGATGCTATTTTAGTGTTAGATCAAGAAAGACTTTACAATGAACTTGTTAGGGATATGCCAGATTTTGTAAAAGTCGTTTTTCTACCAAAAAGTGGTGGTGTAGTTGAAAGAAGTCAGGCGCAAAGAACTGAAGCTAGGGATCAAGGAGTACGTGCATATTTTTATGGATCAAGAACACCTTTGTACCCTCATAGCTTTGAAGTAAAATGGAATGAAGcaagattatataaaataggaGCACCTGTTTTACCTGCATCTTGTATGCCATTAGGAATGAAAGCTGAAGATAATTTAACAAAACTAGTTGCTGTCACGCCAGGTCCTAATTTATTACATCATCTATTATCCGTATCTTTTGCGGATTCTCCTGAAGATGATGTTGTACAAACTAATGTTGCTGGATTCGTTTGTGT caCTAATGTCGACGTAGACAGACAAACTTTTACTGTACTTAGTCCCCAACCAAGACCACTGCCAAATACCGTTCTATTACTTTCAGATATACAATTTATGGATAGCCAttga
- the LOC124427294 gene encoding arylsulfatase B-like → MFFNKFRYLFQLLLIIKLFAKCTVGLYESAPHIIVFMADDLGWNDVGFHGSNQIPTPNIDALGYNGIILNKHYVLPSSTSSRIAFFTGKYPIRMGMQGDGIRGGEPRGLPLDVRILPERLRGLGYTTKLIGKWHVGYHTAQHTPLHRGFDSFLGFYNSYVTYYDYKYTYQNMSGYDMHRGENPAYGLSDKYATDLFTQEAVRIIEHHELPRPLYLQLSHLAVHAPLESPQDYGKDKEFMHIREPNRRKYARMVAGLDESVGKIVYALGEKAMLSNSLILFLTDNGAPSIGRFRNWGSNYPLRGMKYTLYEGGVRGVAVLWSPRLQKPARVSNQLIHITDWLPTLYSAAGGDLKDLGDIDGVDQWHLLSEEKGKERENILLNIDEIERTEGAIYKRFKLLRGSVEYGHYDGYYGDSGYYDKSAELPSYAETILKSSVSDSITYHLGGPVTQPSMIVRLRDEATIRCRSNMSYYARSSFTTCNVTECLFDLESDSCEMNNIASQYPRIVKELDLILEKYGRVLVSQTMVPFDWRADPKRMNNTWEPWMIPGPGMLSYGFYSNSAITFTIDSLSLLFRAVMMLLAIIMYYIA, encoded by the exons atgtttttcaatAAGTTTCGATACTTGTTTCAACTTCTTTTGATCATCAAATTATTTGCGAAATGTACAGTTGGCCTTTACGAGTCGGCACCACATATAATTGTTTTCATGGCCGATGATTTG GGATGGAACGATGTTGGATTTCATGGTTCCAATCAAATACCAACACCGAATATAGATGCTCTTGGATATAatggaattattttaaataaacattatgtATTGCCTTCGAGTACATCCTCAAGAATAGCGTTTTTTACAGGGAAATATCCTATTCGTATGG GAATGCAAGGAGATGGTATTCGCGGTGGCGAACCACGCGGTCTTCCTTTGGACGTACGAATTTTGCCAGAACGTTTAAGAGGTTTGGGATATACTACAAAATTAATTGGTAAATGGCACGTTGGTTACCATACTGCTCAGCATACCCCTTTGCACAGAGGTTTCGATTCGTTTCTTGGGTTTTATAATAGTTACGTCACATATTACGATTACAAATATACGTAtcag aatatgaGTGGATACGATATGCATAGAGGTGAAAATCCAGCTTATGGACTTTCCGATAAATATGCAACGGATCTCTTTACCCAAGAAGCAGTAAGAATCATCGAACATCACGAACTTCCGCGACCACTTTATCTTCAATTATCGCATCTTGCGGTACACGCACCTTTAGAGAGTCCGCAAGATTATGGGAAGGATAAAGAATTTATGCATATCCGAGAACCGAATCGACGCAAATACGCaa GAATGGTAGCTGGATTGGACGAATCCGTAGGGAAAATTGTTTACGCGTTAGGTGAAAAGGCAATGTTAAGTAAttccttaatattgttcttaacTGATAACGGAGCACCCTCCATTGGGAGATTTCGTAATTGGGGCTCGAATTATCCATTACGAGGG ATGAAATATACTCTTTACGAGGGTGGCGTAAGAGGAGTAGCTGTACTTTGGTCTCCAAGATTACAAAAGCCTGCTCGTGTGTCGAATCAATTGATACACATTACCGATTGGCTACCAACCTTGTATTCCGCAGCAGGTGGCGATTTAAAAGATCTAGGTGATATCGACGGTGTAGATCAATGGCATCTTCTTAGCGAGGAAAAGGgtaaagaaagggaaaatattttactgaATATCGACGAAATTGAAAGGACAGAGGGGGCGATATACAAACGTTTCAAGTTGCTTCGAG GATCCGTAGAATATGGTCATTACGATGGATATTATGGTGACTCAGGATATTACGATAAATCGGCCGAACTTCCATCCTATGCCGAGACAATATTGAAGAGTTCAGTTTCCGATAGTATCACCTATCATCTTGGAGGACCAGTTACTCAGCCTAGTATGATAGTACGTCTACGTGATGAAGCAACGATTAGATGTCGATCAAATATGAGTTATTACGCTAGAAGTTCTTTCACGACGTGCAACGTTACCGAATGCCTTTTTGATTTGGAGAGTGATTCTTgcgaaatgaataatatagcCAGTCAATATCCAAGG ATCGTTAAAGAGTTAGATCTAATCTTGGAAAAGTACGGACGTGTTTTGGTAAGTCAAACGATGGTACCATTCGACTGGAGAGCCGATCCAAAGAGAATGAATAACACATGGGAACCATGGATGATTCCCGGACCTGGAATGTTGAGTTATGGTTTTTACTCGAACTCTGCAATTACTTTTACGATCGACTCTTTATCCTTACTTTTTCGTGCCGTAATGATGCTTTTAGCGATTATAATGTATTACATAGCATAa